One candidate division WOR-3 bacterium DNA segment encodes these proteins:
- a CDS encoding NAD-dependent malic enzyme, translated as MRDFAIQVDPMNGEKYIRVPFKGRLLVEHPIYNKGSAFTEQEREQLDLHGVLPRHSSTMDEQVKRVYENYSKKTSPIEKFIFLLGLLDRNETLFYRLVLDNAEEMLPIVYTPTVGEAAKTFSHMFRRPRGLYIAADQITMIDSILANAPFSNVNLIVVTDGERILGLGDQGVGGMAIPVGKTSLYVVGAGLHPALCLPILLDVGTNNKDLLNDPLYLGLRHERLTGDEYYSVIEHFVQSVKRVFPHALVQWEDFGKQHALRILNRYRERICSFNDDIQGTGAVTLAALLSAIYGKGEKLKDQIYVFFGFGQAGYGIANILTHAMIDEGLTEKEAKERIYPLGHNGLVFDDTNPHEYQAPFARSRADTGSWKLRNPDKIDLYDTVLNSKATVLIGTSGMPNSFTAEVLAQMAENTAQPVIFALSNPNKKCECTPEQAFTATNGSCLIATGSPFDAVVVNGETRKITQCNNMYIFPGVGLGAIVSMTSKVTDAMFYAAAKALQDLIPHSAAAKGNLLPEISDIRKVSEEVAFAVAKEARDAGLGIHLADDKLRELISHAIWNPEYLPYRYEQ; from the coding sequence ATGAGAGACTTTGCAATACAGGTTGACCCGATGAATGGTGAGAAATACATCAGGGTTCCTTTTAAAGGAAGGCTGCTGGTGGAACATCCAATTTATAATAAAGGTTCAGCATTTACTGAGCAGGAGCGTGAACAACTTGATTTACATGGGGTTTTACCGCGTCACAGTTCGACAATGGATGAACAGGTGAAAAGGGTATATGAAAATTATTCAAAGAAGACGAGTCCGATCGAAAAATTCATTTTTCTGCTTGGGTTGCTGGATCGTAATGAGACACTTTTTTATCGACTTGTCCTGGATAATGCTGAAGAAATGTTACCGATAGTATATACACCGACGGTTGGTGAGGCGGCGAAGACCTTCAGTCATATGTTCCGCCGACCACGCGGTTTGTATATTGCGGCTGATCAAATCACAATGATTGATTCGATTCTCGCCAATGCGCCTTTTTCCAATGTTAATTTAATCGTCGTCACTGACGGTGAGCGGATTTTAGGCCTGGGTGATCAGGGAGTCGGTGGTATGGCAATACCGGTCGGCAAGACGAGTTTGTATGTAGTCGGAGCAGGGTTACATCCGGCTTTGTGTCTGCCGATACTGCTTGATGTGGGAACAAACAATAAGGATTTACTTAATGATCCTCTTTATCTCGGCCTCAGACATGAACGGCTCACTGGAGATGAATATTATTCAGTGATTGAACATTTTGTGCAGAGTGTGAAAAGAGTTTTTCCTCATGCCCTTGTGCAATGGGAAGATTTTGGAAAACAGCATGCACTGCGCATTCTTAATCGCTATCGTGAACGCATATGTTCTTTTAATGATGATATTCAGGGTACCGGTGCAGTGACGCTTGCTGCTCTGCTCTCAGCTATTTACGGCAAAGGAGAGAAGTTGAAAGACCAAATTTATGTTTTCTTCGGATTCGGTCAAGCCGGTTATGGTATCGCGAACATTTTAACCCATGCAATGATTGATGAAGGGCTGACAGAAAAAGAAGCAAAAGAACGCATCTATCCATTGGGTCACAATGGGCTTGTTTTTGATGACACCAATCCTCACGAATATCAGGCGCCTTTTGCCCGCTCGCGTGCAGATACCGGCTCCTGGAAACTCCGTAATCCTGATAAGATTGATTTATATGACACGGTTCTGAACAGCAAGGCGACCGTGTTAATCGGGACATCCGGTATGCCGAACAGTTTTACCGCCGAGGTACTTGCTCAGATGGCTGAGAATACAGCTCAACCGGTGATTTTCGCCCTGTCTAATCCGAATAAAAAATGTGAGTGTACACCTGAGCAAGCCTTTACCGCCACCAATGGTTCTTGTTTAATTGCAACCGGCAGTCCTTTTGACGCTGTAGTGGTTAATGGCGAAACCAGGAAAATCACGCAGTGTAATAATATGTATATTTTCCCGGGGGTCGGGCTTGGAGCGATTGTTTCTATGACATCAAAAGTTACTGATGCGATGTTCTATGCGGCGGCTAAGGCACTGCAGGATCTTATTCCTCATTCAGCTGCAGCAAAAGGAAATCTTCTGCCTGAGATAAGTGATATCCGAAAAGTTTCTGAAGAAGTGGCATTTGCAGTTGCTAAGGAAGCACGTGATGCCGGTTTAGGAATTCATTTGGCGGATGATAAACTCCGGGAATTGATAAGCCACGCAATATGGAATCCGGAATATCTACCTTATCGCTATGAGCAGTGA
- a CDS encoding multidrug RND transporter, producing the protein MKERLLRQWARFVATHPWWVLAVIFVLIILSVIFASALRMDMRWSDMLPSGDPMAQEFERIIKEFKSTSTILIVIQGEEAAIKKFADEIAPEIEELEAYIERVDYKLDKEFFGRHGFMLTDIEDLRNTTDMFNDLNLVPLLDNINNNFEKEYVGNDQALDTRTKEDEAARALDGLYHWLKTMDTFINTPVGANHVLIDSMVERFLYGDLYFISYNKKTLLLSCKPTFSSIDIEKDIAATSAIEEIIERTQKKYLGIHAGVTGIIPIQKYEMEYTEKAMFLSSIIALLLVIILFIISFRMWSAPILAGLNLVIAIIITAGIVAITIGRLNMMTSIFAVILIGLGIDYAIHLISVYNERRNIDSDQRQAMEETFARSGSGIITGALTTAAAFFALAISSTRGIKEMGIVLGIGICSAMITSLAALPAILVVRERWIFRVKKEMVKPKVSEFHFLGNVGQNVVKHRALYIIGGVVITGILLYQAFNLKFNYNMMSLEPDIPVIHLQDTIIKAFEMSPDFAMVTASSIEESWKLEQKAKALPALSIVEGIGDVCPPESVQRLRQPYVKALREKIGKNKKIALLEVNSLKKLIAQLKRLDLNIYELAQLAYIGGQDKIDEKCKLIIGDPEQEDVQGLIMELIEAIQDKPVLAVRQLNKFQKYYYPVLKKKLFDMANPELITLDVLPQHIKDRYVNERGDNFLVTIYARKQMWDFAVLDRFTKQLQLVSPRVTGTPPMFLHLINLIGKDGLWATILTLIVVLLLLWIDFRSLRLALLGMLPLISGGIVMMGIMKSFGMLLDFINVMGIPMIVGIGIDDGVHVIHRYKYEGFDKTSDVLRSTGKAILLTSLTTMAGFGALSFSSYPAYRSLGTLLTVGVAACFVMTVLFIPGIISLFRRKN; encoded by the coding sequence ATGAAAGAAAGATTATTACGGCAGTGGGCACGTTTTGTGGCAACACATCCCTGGTGGGTATTGGCTGTTATTTTTGTTCTTATTATCCTTTCAGTGATCTTTGCTTCTGCTCTGCGAATGGATATGCGCTGGTCAGATATGCTGCCTTCAGGCGATCCTATGGCTCAGGAGTTCGAGCGTATCATAAAAGAATTTAAGAGCACCTCAACAATACTTATTGTTATTCAAGGTGAAGAGGCGGCAATCAAAAAATTTGCTGATGAAATTGCTCCAGAAATCGAAGAATTAGAGGCGTATATTGAACGGGTTGACTATAAACTCGATAAGGAATTTTTTGGTCGGCACGGTTTTATGCTTACTGACATTGAAGATCTCAGAAATACAACTGATATGTTCAATGATTTGAATTTAGTACCTTTGCTTGATAACATTAATAATAATTTTGAAAAAGAATATGTTGGCAATGATCAGGCACTGGATACGCGGACAAAAGAAGACGAAGCAGCCCGCGCACTCGATGGCTTATACCACTGGCTTAAAACAATGGATACATTTATAAATACCCCGGTAGGTGCAAATCATGTTCTGATTGACTCAATGGTTGAGCGTTTTCTATATGGCGATCTTTATTTTATTTCCTACAATAAGAAAACTCTACTTCTTTCCTGTAAACCAACCTTTTCTTCGATCGATATTGAAAAAGACATTGCGGCAACCAGTGCCATTGAAGAGATTATCGAAAGGACACAAAAAAAATATCTCGGGATTCATGCCGGTGTCACTGGTATTATTCCAATTCAGAAATATGAAATGGAATATACGGAAAAGGCGATGTTCTTAAGTTCAATAATCGCCCTACTGCTTGTGATAATCCTCTTTATTATTAGCTTTCGGATGTGGAGTGCACCGATCCTTGCCGGTTTAAATCTTGTTATCGCAATAATTATTACTGCGGGCATTGTGGCTATTACAATTGGTCGGCTTAATATGATGACTTCGATATTCGCTGTGATACTTATTGGCCTTGGTATTGATTATGCGATTCACCTGATTTCAGTTTATAATGAGCGCCGTAATATCGATTCTGATCAGAGACAGGCAATGGAAGAAACTTTTGCCCGTTCGGGTTCCGGTATAATTACTGGTGCCCTGACTACGGCGGCGGCATTTTTTGCCCTGGCAATCTCGTCGACCCGTGGTATTAAAGAGATGGGGATTGTGCTCGGTATTGGGATCTGTAGTGCAATGATTACTTCGCTTGCCGCACTGCCTGCGATCCTGGTTGTGCGGGAACGCTGGATCTTCCGCGTTAAAAAGGAGATGGTAAAACCAAAGGTTTCTGAATTTCATTTTCTTGGTAATGTCGGTCAAAATGTTGTAAAGCATAGAGCGCTTTACATAATAGGCGGGGTGGTTATTACTGGTATTCTGTTATATCAAGCATTCAATCTAAAATTCAATTATAATATGATGAGTTTAGAGCCGGATATTCCAGTAATCCATCTTCAGGATACAATTATAAAGGCATTTGAAATGAGCCCTGATTTTGCCATGGTTACTGCTTCTTCAATTGAAGAATCCTGGAAACTGGAACAAAAAGCAAAGGCCTTGCCGGCATTAAGTATTGTTGAGGGAATCGGTGATGTCTGTCCGCCTGAATCAGTGCAGAGGTTGCGCCAGCCCTATGTTAAAGCCCTAAGAGAAAAAATTGGAAAGAATAAGAAAATAGCCCTTTTAGAAGTAAATTCACTTAAAAAATTAATTGCCCAGCTAAAGCGGCTTGATCTGAATATCTACGAGCTTGCTCAGCTGGCATATATCGGAGGTCAGGATAAGATTGATGAGAAATGTAAACTCATTATCGGAGACCCAGAACAGGAAGATGTTCAGGGTCTTATTATGGAACTGATTGAAGCAATTCAGGATAAGCCAGTACTGGCAGTGCGTCAGCTCAATAAATTTCAGAAGTATTATTATCCGGTTTTAAAAAAGAAATTATTTGATATGGCAAATCCTGAACTCATTACCCTTGATGTTCTGCCTCAGCACATAAAAGATCGGTATGTTAATGAACGTGGTGATAACTTTCTTGTAACAATCTATGCACGCAAACAGATGTGGGATTTTGCTGTGCTTGATCGGTTTACCAAACAACTGCAACTGGTCAGCCCCCGGGTAACCGGCACACCTCCAATGTTTTTACATCTTATTAATCTGATTGGGAAAGATGGATTATGGGCAACAATTTTGACGCTTATCGTTGTCTTGCTCCTCTTGTGGATTGATTTTCGCAGTCTGCGTCTTGCCCTGCTGGGGATGCTACCGCTTATCAGCGGAGGTATTGTGATGATGGGCATTATGAAATCATTTGGTATGCTTCTTGACTTTATCAATGTGATGGGAATACCAATGATCGTCGGGATTGGTATTGATGATGGTGTGCATGTCATTCATCGCTATAAATACGAAGGTTTTGATAAAACATCGGATGTGCTGCGCAGTACGGGCAAGGCAATTCTTCTGACATCTCTGACTACAATGGCCGGGTTCGGGGCGCTTTCATTTAGCAGTTATCCAGCATATCGCAGTTTGGGCACTTTACTGACCGTGGGGGTTGCAGCATGCTTTGTGATGACCGTTCTTTTCATTCCCGGCATCATCAGTCTTTTCAGGAGAAAGAACTAG
- a CDS encoding outer membrane lipoprotein-sorting protein, translating to MKYLEPSRVKGQTILMLNDGDDIWIYFPKRNHVRKLASHARRQKLEGSDFSYEDMGGSNTFVEEYESVRLEDEKKEGRQCYKLELSRKPESDAGYSRIIVWVDKKTFVPIVIDYFHDDDPELREKQLICTDIELIDGIYTPMKFTMYNKLDDTKTTMEIIEINYNVDLPDALFTEEGMKQ from the coding sequence ATGAAATACCTTGAGCCTTCCCGTGTCAAGGGACAGACTATCCTGATGCTCAATGACGGTGACGACATCTGGATCTATTTTCCCAAAAGAAATCATGTGCGTAAACTTGCCAGTCATGCACGCCGGCAAAAACTTGAAGGCAGTGACTTTTCGTATGAGGATATGGGCGGTTCCAATACCTTTGTCGAAGAATACGAATCCGTACGTCTGGAGGACGAGAAAAAGGAAGGGCGTCAATGTTATAAACTGGAATTGAGCCGTAAACCAGAGAGTGACGCCGGTTACTCGCGGATTATTGTCTGGGTCGACAAAAAAACGTTTGTGCCGATTGTCATTGACTATTTCCATGATGATGATCCCGAGCTGCGTGAAAAGCAACTCATCTGCACGGACATAGAACTTATCGACGGCATCTATACGCCGATGAAATTTACGATGTACAACAAACTCGACGATACCAAGACGACTATGGAAATCATAGAGATTAATTATAATGTTGATTTACCAGACGCGTTATTCACTGAGGAAGGAATGAAACAATGA
- a CDS encoding TetR/AcrR family transcriptional regulator codes for MVKQGQDYRVRRQEIIDTARRLFFQKGYETTTVQDIIDALDIAKGTFYHYFSSKMQLLDSLVEEMVTEMSRQLQLIADSKKSAIEKINEIFRAGTGYKVKNIDLFLIFLKTLYQEENYLLRARMFERSIEKNSGIIEKIVKQGIKEGVFNTSYPEYMGEIIINLGRHINEVVCKSLLNGATDIKKICAQTSIKIKMYQDLIERILGAARGSIKIYVPGEFEEIMQFFFEKLQPRTEPDDKQTKRRYRLW; via the coding sequence ATGGTTAAGCAGGGACAAGATTACCGGGTTCGCCGGCAGGAGATTATTGATACTGCCCGACGATTGTTCTTCCAGAAAGGCTATGAGACCACCACTGTTCAGGATATAATCGATGCCCTTGATATTGCAAAGGGTACTTTTTATCATTATTTCAGTTCCAAGATGCAATTGCTCGATTCTCTGGTTGAGGAGATGGTTACTGAAATGTCGCGGCAATTGCAGCTGATTGCGGATTCAAAGAAAAGTGCAATAGAAAAGATAAATGAAATATTTCGCGCTGGAACCGGCTACAAGGTAAAAAATATTGACCTCTTTCTTATATTCTTAAAGACCCTTTACCAGGAAGAGAATTACTTGCTGCGTGCGCGGATGTTTGAACGTTCGATTGAAAAAAATTCAGGGATAATTGAAAAGATTGTTAAGCAGGGTATAAAAGAAGGTGTGTTCAATACCTCGTACCCTGAATATATGGGCGAGATTATAATAAATTTAGGAAGACATATAAATGAAGTTGTCTGCAAAAGTTTGCTCAATGGTGCGACTGATATTAAGAAGATATGTGCACAGACGAGTATCAAGATAAAGATGTATCAGGACTTAATTGAACGCATTCTTGGTGCAGCCAGGGGTTCAATAAAAATATATGTGCCGGGCGAGTTTGAAGAAATAATGCAGTTCTTCTTTGAAAAATTACAGCCCCGGACTGAACCAGATGATAAACAGACAAAAAGAAGATATCGATTATGGTAA
- a CDS encoding heme NO-binding protein — MKGIINKGIQEMVESMYGTDAWNTVKEKAGCNEPFFAISLDYPDEMTIALIKAAAEVSGRDEETVMVEYGKFMVPNTLKKYYPTYFKLAGSTAREFLLNMGKVHEQATRSITNAKPPHFDYEETSDGKLRMCYHSKRNLCAVLRGLILGVGILFNEKLKVQEIACVHKGDPNCIMEVTFS; from the coding sequence ATGAAAGGCATAATAAATAAAGGCATTCAGGAAATGGTCGAGAGTATGTACGGTACAGATGCCTGGAATACAGTGAAAGAAAAAGCCGGGTGTAATGAACCGTTCTTTGCAATCAGCCTTGATTACCCCGATGAAATGACCATCGCACTTATTAAAGCGGCTGCCGAGGTCTCAGGAAGGGACGAGGAAACAGTAATGGTTGAATACGGAAAGTTTATGGTTCCCAACACCCTGAAGAAATATTATCCCACATATTTCAAACTGGCGGGTTCCACGGCCCGGGAATTTCTTCTCAACATGGGAAAAGTTCATGAACAGGCGACGCGCAGCATCACCAATGCAAAACCGCCCCATTTTGATTATGAAGAGACGTCCGACGGTAAACTACGGATGTGCTATCATTCAAAACGAAATCTCTGTGCGGTGTTGCGTGGATTGATTCTCGGAGTAGGCATTCTGTTCAATGAAAAGCTGAAAGTACAGGAGATCGCCTGTGTACACAAAGGTGACCCCAACTGCATTATGGAGGTAACCTTTTCATGA
- a CDS encoding response regulator has product MKKTDKSIRIIPEQLTTFAPFIILTDKKLIIKWASKAVIKRDKKIIGRKISDVLTSKTPIKKITVSGLKKHQGKRFNFILLNKKAPVNLIGYWLETEKGFLLMATPDVKTTEELSTLSFEDFPENDRTIDFLVAQDEIKYSLNEATRTSNILKEQNQALEKSKKELESLNADLKKEIAERKRIEAELVEARKVALQASRTKSEFLASMSHEIRTPMNAIIGMADLLWETDLTPEQQQYVKIFRNAGENLLNIINDILDISKVEAGQIELENIDFNLNDLIEKTCEIMALRAHTKNLELTCYLKSDVPTELVGDPIRLRQIIVNLVGNAIKFTEEGEVVIRIEKLKEKKDGEKNSVTILFSVSDTGIGIPEDKLNTIFDTFTQADASTTRKYGGTGLGLAISKKLVELMNGKIWVESEVGKGSTFRFTAKFGIAKKIEEEKTTPLINLNGVSILVVDDNATNRLILRELLNGWGAEVTEAENGARAVALVKKASRTDNFYDLILLDCRMPGMGGFEVVEKINEILGETKTTIMMLTSDRRKGDIAKCRELNIATYLVKPIKKSELQNAIKVALGKAKVKAKKDKKKKKDHRKSTSAPNILLVEDSEDNRFLIQAYLKKIVCRIDIAENGAIGVEKFKKNKYDIILMDMQMPVMDGYTATREIRKLEKEKGLKHTPIIALTAHALKEEIQKSLDAGCDIHLSKPIKKVKLLEIIKKYTGENL; this is encoded by the coding sequence ATGAAAAAAACAGATAAGTCAATCCGGATAATTCCAGAACAATTGACAACCTTTGCCCCTTTTATTATCCTTACAGATAAGAAACTCATCATCAAATGGGCGAGTAAAGCCGTCATCAAAAGAGACAAAAAAATTATCGGCAGAAAAATATCGGATGTCCTGACTTCAAAAACACCCATAAAAAAGATAACCGTGAGCGGACTAAAAAAGCACCAGGGAAAACGTTTTAATTTCATCCTGTTGAATAAAAAAGCACCGGTGAATCTCATCGGCTACTGGCTTGAAACAGAAAAAGGTTTTTTACTCATGGCAACGCCAGATGTAAAAACCACCGAAGAACTTTCCACCCTCTCGTTTGAAGATTTTCCCGAGAATGACCGCACCATTGACTTCCTCGTCGCCCAGGATGAAATAAAATATTCGTTGAATGAAGCGACACGCACCTCGAACATCCTCAAAGAACAGAATCAGGCTCTGGAAAAGTCTAAGAAAGAACTTGAATCATTGAATGCTGATTTAAAAAAGGAGATAGCCGAACGTAAACGTATTGAGGCTGAACTGGTTGAAGCCCGTAAAGTGGCACTTCAGGCGTCTCGTACAAAATCAGAATTTCTCGCGAGCATGAGCCATGAAATACGAACGCCGATGAATGCGATCATCGGAATGGCGGACCTGTTGTGGGAGACCGACTTGACCCCCGAACAACAGCAGTACGTGAAGATATTCCGCAATGCCGGAGAGAATCTTCTCAATATAATCAATGATATTCTTGACATTTCCAAAGTCGAAGCCGGCCAGATCGAACTCGAAAATATCGACTTTAATCTGAACGACCTAATTGAAAAGACGTGTGAAATAATGGCGCTTCGCGCCCATACAAAAAATCTCGAGCTCACCTGCTATTTGAAGTCCGATGTTCCTACTGAACTGGTCGGAGATCCCATCCGGCTGCGTCAGATCATCGTGAATCTCGTGGGTAATGCGATAAAATTCACCGAAGAAGGTGAAGTCGTCATCAGGATTGAAAAACTTAAAGAAAAGAAAGACGGAGAAAAAAATTCTGTAACCATCCTCTTTTCGGTATCAGACACCGGCATCGGGATACCTGAAGATAAATTAAACACGATCTTCGACACCTTCACACAGGCTGATGCATCCACGACCAGAAAATACGGCGGTACCGGTTTAGGACTCGCCATCTCCAAAAAACTGGTTGAACTGATGAACGGCAAAATTTGGGTCGAAAGTGAAGTAGGAAAAGGAAGTACCTTTCGGTTCACCGCAAAATTCGGGATTGCAAAAAAGATAGAAGAAGAAAAAACAACACCCCTTATCAATCTCAATGGTGTCAGCATTCTCGTCGTCGACGACAACGCCACCAATCGGCTAATCCTGAGGGAACTCCTCAACGGCTGGGGTGCCGAGGTGACCGAGGCGGAAAACGGCGCACGAGCCGTCGCCTTAGTGAAAAAAGCATCAAGAACAGACAATTTCTACGACCTCATCCTGCTGGACTGCCGAATGCCCGGCATGGGAGGATTCGAAGTTGTTGAAAAGATCAATGAGATCCTTGGAGAAACAAAAACGACCATTATGATGCTCACCTCAGACCGACGCAAAGGAGATATCGCGAAATGCCGTGAATTGAATATCGCAACCTATCTGGTGAAGCCGATAAAAAAATCAGAATTACAGAATGCAATCAAGGTGGCACTGGGTAAAGCCAAAGTTAAAGCGAAAAAAGACAAAAAGAAAAAAAAGGACCATCGAAAAAGCACCTCTGCTCCCAATATCCTGCTTGTTGAAGATTCAGAAGACAACCGCTTTTTGATTCAGGCGTACTTGAAAAAAATCGTCTGCCGCATCGATATAGCGGAAAACGGAGCAATCGGTGTTGAAAAGTTCAAAAAGAACAAATATGATATCATTCTTATGGATATGCAGATGCCGGTGATGGACGGTTATACGGCGACAAGAGAAATCCGTAAATTGGAAAAAGAAAAGGGATTGAAACACACACCCATTATCGCCCTCACCGCTCACGCGTTGAAAGAAGAGATACAAAAGAGCCTTGATGCAGGATGCGACATTCATCTGTCAAAGCCTATTAAAAAAGTTAAACTCCTGGAAATAATTAAAAAATATACAGGAGAAAATTTATGA
- a CDS encoding Hpt domain-containing protein, with protein sequence MTGNQENSNKKHVEVHIDEELKELIPGYLKNRHKDIESITEALKNDDFSIIQTLGHSMKGSGGGYGFNLISEIGKKLEQAAKDKSRETITACLTELKDYLDHLEIVYE encoded by the coding sequence ATGACAGGGAATCAAGAAAATTCAAATAAAAAACACGTCGAAGTTCATATCGACGAAGAACTCAAAGAATTGATTCCGGGTTATCTTAAAAACCGCCATAAAGACATCGAGTCTATCACAGAAGCGTTGAAAAATGATGATTTCTCCATAATCCAGACACTCGGCCACAGCATGAAGGGTTCTGGCGGTGGTTATGGTTTTAATCTGATATCTGAAATCGGTAAGAAGCTGGAACAGGCAGCTAAGGATAAATCCCGTGAAACAATCACGGCATGCCTAACCGAATTGAAAGATTATCTCGATCATTTAGAGATCGTGTATGAATAA